From a region of the Mycobacteroides saopaulense genome:
- the acnA gene encoding aconitate hydratase AcnA translates to MNSFGARGTLQVGDESYEIFRLNAVPGTEKLPYSLKVLAENLLRTEDGANITKDHVLALANWDPSAEPSVEIQFTPARVVMQDFTGVPCVVDLATMREAVAALGGDPDKVNPLSPAEMVIDHSVILDVFGTADAFERNVELEYERNAERYQFLRWGQGAFDDFKVVPPGTGIVHQVNIEYLARTVMVRNGQAYPDTCVGTDSHTTMVNGLGVLGWGVGGIEAEAAMLGQPVSMLIPRVVGFKLTGEIQPGVTATDVVLTVTDMLRKHGVVGKFVEFYGKGVAEVPLANRATLGNMSPEFGSTAAIFPIDEETINYLRLTGRDDQQLALVEAYAREQGMWHDADHEPAFSEYLELDLSTVVPSISGPKRPQDRIELSDAKNAFRKDIHNYVEENHPAPHTNLDEAVEESFPASDSAVLSFAEEDAVIPSAANGGEGRPSKPVKVKSAERGNFVLDHGAVVVAGITSCTNTSNPSVMLGAALLAKKAVEKGLTTKPWVKTNMAPGSQVVTDYYNKAGVWPYLEKLGYYLGGYGCTTCIGNTGPLPDEISKAINDNDLSVTAVLSGNRNFEGRISPDVKMNYLASPPLVIAYGIAGTMDFDFDTDPLGKDHDGNDVFLKDIWPSASEIEETIASSINREMFTNSYADVFKGDERWRGLPTPEGNTFDWVDSSTYVRKAPYFDGMPLEPTPVTDISGARVLALLGDSVTTDHISPAGSIKSGTPAAQYLDEHGVDRKDYNSLGSRRGNHEVMVRGTFANIRLRNQLLDDVSGGYTRDFTLDGGPQSFIYDASVNYQKAGIPLVVLGGKEYGSGSSRDWAAKGTRLLGVKAVITESFERIHRSNLIGMGVIPLQFPAGESAASLKLDGTETYDITGIEKLNEGSTPKTVHVTATKQDGSRTEFDAVVRIDTPGEADYYRNGGILQYVLRNMLAG, encoded by the coding sequence GTGAATTCCTTCGGCGCGCGCGGCACTTTGCAGGTCGGCGATGAGTCGTACGAGATTTTCCGCCTCAACGCTGTGCCCGGTACCGAGAAACTGCCCTACAGCCTAAAGGTGTTGGCGGAGAACCTACTACGCACCGAAGACGGTGCCAACATCACCAAGGACCACGTCTTGGCGCTGGCCAACTGGGACCCCTCGGCCGAGCCCAGCGTGGAAATCCAGTTCACCCCGGCCCGCGTGGTCATGCAGGACTTCACCGGCGTTCCCTGCGTGGTCGACTTGGCCACCATGCGGGAAGCCGTCGCGGCCCTCGGTGGCGATCCCGACAAGGTGAACCCGCTGTCCCCCGCCGAGATGGTGATCGACCACTCGGTGATCCTGGACGTCTTCGGTACGGCCGACGCCTTCGAACGCAACGTGGAACTCGAGTACGAGCGCAACGCCGAGCGCTACCAGTTCTTGCGTTGGGGCCAGGGCGCTTTCGATGACTTCAAGGTCGTGCCCCCCGGCACCGGCATCGTGCACCAGGTCAACATCGAGTACCTGGCGCGCACGGTGATGGTCCGCAATGGCCAGGCCTACCCCGACACCTGTGTGGGCACCGACTCGCACACCACCATGGTCAACGGCCTCGGCGTTCTCGGCTGGGGCGTCGGCGGTATCGAGGCCGAGGCCGCGATGCTGGGCCAGCCGGTCTCGATGCTCATCCCCCGCGTCGTCGGCTTCAAGCTCACCGGCGAGATCCAGCCCGGCGTGACCGCCACCGACGTGGTGCTCACCGTCACCGACATGCTGCGCAAGCACGGCGTGGTGGGCAAGTTCGTCGAGTTCTACGGCAAGGGTGTGGCCGAGGTGCCGCTGGCCAACCGCGCCACCCTGGGCAACATGAGCCCCGAATTCGGCTCTACCGCAGCGATTTTCCCGATCGATGAAGAGACGATCAACTACCTGCGCCTGACCGGCCGCGACGACCAGCAGTTGGCGCTCGTGGAGGCCTACGCCCGCGAGCAGGGCATGTGGCACGACGCAGATCACGAGCCCGCGTTCTCGGAGTACCTGGAACTCGACCTGTCCACCGTCGTGCCCTCCATCTCCGGCCCCAAGCGTCCCCAGGACCGCATCGAGCTCTCTGATGCGAAGAATGCATTCCGCAAGGACATTCACAACTACGTCGAGGAGAACCACCCGGCGCCGCACACCAATCTCGATGAGGCCGTTGAGGAGTCGTTCCCGGCAAGCGATTCGGCTGTGCTGTCCTTCGCCGAAGAGGACGCCGTGATTCCGTCCGCCGCCAACGGTGGCGAGGGCCGTCCGTCCAAGCCCGTCAAGGTGAAGTCGGCCGAGCGCGGCAACTTCGTGCTGGACCATGGTGCGGTCGTCGTCGCGGGCATCACCTCCTGCACCAACACCTCCAACCCCTCGGTCATGCTGGGCGCCGCCCTGCTGGCCAAGAAGGCCGTCGAGAAGGGCCTGACCACCAAGCCGTGGGTCAAGACCAACATGGCGCCCGGTTCGCAGGTCGTCACCGATTACTACAACAAGGCCGGCGTGTGGCCTTACCTGGAGAAGTTGGGCTACTACTTGGGCGGCTACGGCTGCACCACCTGCATCGGAAACACCGGCCCGCTGCCCGACGAGATCTCCAAGGCCATCAACGACAACGACCTGTCGGTGACCGCGGTGCTCTCCGGTAACCGCAACTTCGAAGGACGCATCTCCCCCGACGTCAAGATGAACTACCTGGCCTCACCGCCGCTGGTCATCGCCTATGGCATCGCGGGCACCATGGACTTCGACTTCGACACCGACCCGCTGGGCAAGGACCACGACGGAAACGACGTCTTCCTCAAGGACATCTGGCCCAGCGCCTCGGAGATCGAGGAGACCATCGCGTCGTCGATCAACCGCGAGATGTTCACCAACTCCTACGCTGACGTCTTCAAGGGCGATGAGCGCTGGCGTGGCCTGCCGACCCCCGAGGGCAACACCTTCGACTGGGTCGATTCCTCCACCTACGTGCGCAAGGCCCCGTACTTCGACGGGATGCCGCTGGAGCCGACGCCGGTCACCGACATCTCCGGTGCCCGGGTACTCGCACTGCTGGGCGACTCGGTCACCACCGACCACATCTCGCCGGCCGGTTCCATCAAGTCCGGCACGCCCGCCGCGCAGTATCTCGACGAGCACGGTGTGGATCGGAAGGACTACAACTCGCTGGGCTCGCGTCGCGGTAACCACGAGGTGATGGTGCGCGGCACCTTCGCGAACATCCGCCTGCGCAACCAGCTGCTGGACGATGTCTCGGGCGGCTACACCCGCGACTTCACCCTCGACGGTGGCCCGCAGTCGTTCATCTACGACGCTTCGGTGAACTACCAGAAGGCCGGCATCCCGCTGGTCGTCTTGGGCGGCAAGGAGTACGGCTCGGGCTCGTCGCGTGACTGGGCCGCCAAGGGCACTCGCCTGCTGGGCGTCAAGGCCGTCATCACCGAGTCGTTCGAGCGCATCCACCGGTCGAATCTCATCGGTATGGGCGTCATCCCGCTGCAGTTCCCCGCCGGCGAGTCGGCGGCCTCACTGAAGCTCGACGGCACCGAGACCTACGACATCACCGGTATCGAGAAGCTCAACGAGGGTTCGACACCGAAGACCGTGCACGTGACCGCGACCAAGCAGGACGGGTCTCGTACTGAGTTTGATGCCGTG